In Crassostrea angulata isolate pt1a10 chromosome 4, ASM2561291v2, whole genome shotgun sequence, one genomic interval encodes:
- the LOC128179504 gene encoding hydroxylysine kinase-like gives MTDQVDMIQVVGEKIKPFVPMKHIPHLIKSLYGLTVKSCKELDSYIDKNYHVIVTGQSENPYIKHPVEDGYVLKILNKMQSKNLLFVEAQHALITHVAKNGISVPYIVKNLKGEDMSLEKIYHSENMTDSTPFDFYIVRLLTYIPGETFLNKPVHPKSLYNIGKILGKFHTVMEGFHHRFFDSHTFLWNRIWDLAEIERLREFLVGVQDENKKALMSKIIDAFNKEVVPKYQLLRKSIIHGDVSESNIIVQDIPGQKVASGEPRVCDVSALIDFNNMVSSYTVFDVAICIAYMSIQCKEFDQRDVGGHILAGYLSVQSMNHTEREVLKVCVCARIAQSLVMGAYTYSIDPSNVYVLNTAARGWPLASLMWETSQHEIESRWNKIIEEYEHLSNE, from the exons ATGACCGACCAAGTTGATATGATACAAGTCGTTGGAGAGAAAATCAAACCTTTCGTTCCTATGAAACATATTCCCCATCTTATCAAATCTTTATACGGTCTGACCGTGAAGTCTTGCAAAGAATTGGACAGTTATATTGACAAGAACTACCACGTGATCGTTACTGGCCAATCAGAGAATCCCTATATAAAGCACCCTGTAGAAGACGGTTATGTTTTGAAAATACTGAACAAGATGCAGTCCAAAAATCTACTATTTGTTG aagcACAACACGCACTGATTACTCACGTTGCCAAAAATGGAATCTCTGTTCCTTACATTGTGAAAAACCTGAAAGGAGAAGATATGTCACTGGAAAAGATTTACCACTCAGAAAACATGACAG ATTCCACGCCGTTCGATTTTTATATTGTTCGTCTTTTGACGTATATTCCCGGAGAGACTTTCTTAAATAAACCTGTACATCCAAAGAGTTTGTACAACATTGGTAAAATTCTTGGAAAATTTCATACTGTTATGGAG GGTTTTCACCATAGATTCTTTGACTCGCATACATTCTTATGGAATAGAATTTGGGATTTAGCAGAAATTGAGCGTTTACGTGAGTTCTTAGTTGGAGTACAAGACGAGAATAAGAAGGCACTGATGTCAAAAATCATCGACGCATTCAACAAAGAAGTCGTCCCAAAATACCAACTGCTTAGAAAAA GCATAATTCATGGAGATGTAAGTGAGAGTAATATAATAGTACAAGACATTCCAGGACAGAAAGTTGCATCCGGGGAACCACGTGTTTGTGACGTCAGTGCACTCATTGATTTCAATAACATGGTGTCATCGTACACTGTATTCGATGTCGCTATTTGCATTGCCTACATGTCCATTCAATGCAAAGAATTTGATCAGCGCGATGTAGGAGGCCATATACTGGCGGGGTATTTGTCCGTGCAAAGTATGAATCATACCGAGAGAGAGGTTTTAAAAGTCTGCGTCTGCGCCAGAATTGCCCAGTCTCTTGTGATGGGCGCATATACCTACTCTATAGATCCTAGCAATGTTTATGTCCTCAATACTGCAGCTCGGGGATGGCCGCTTGCATCCTTGATGTGGGAAACTTCACAACATGAGATTGAATCACGGTGGAACAAAATTATAGAGGAATATGAACATCTTTCAAACGAATGA